One region of Carcharodon carcharias isolate sCarCar2 chromosome 21, sCarCar2.pri, whole genome shotgun sequence genomic DNA includes:
- the ccdc59 gene encoding thyroid transcription factor 1-associated protein 26 homolog: MAPSSRKGADGGGSFKGKGFPGPSGQKSKQKHRWRANHFKKGWGSIKEGQGFAFQQKNRIKHEYKKLLRKEKKAQHPQEIQYTENYPDHLRHLYLAEEELLKKQSEKAKKSQTVAISQPDSQAETTKKEKSKSSYQKSKEEYEKRQAEHIKQKEAAEERQRAKEEAQRKYKEQKLEKYRILSKKTRKGQPNLNIQMEYLLKKIQDNQGIK; the protein is encoded by the exons ATGGCGCCCAGTTCGCGGAAAGGGGCTGATGGCGGCGGCTCCTTTAAGGGGAAAGGTTTCCCTGGCCCCAGCGGACAGAAATCAAAACAAAAGCATCGGTGGAGAGCGAATCACTTTAAGAAAGGCTGGGGCAGTATTAAAGAAG GACAAGGCTTTGCTTTCCAACAAAAGAATAGGATTAAGCATGAGTACAAGAAGTTACTGAGAAAAGAAAAGAAAGCACAGCATCCTCAAGAAATACAGTATACTGAGAATTACCCAGATCATTTGCGCCACCTGTATCTAGCTGAAGAAGAGCTGCTTAAGAAACAATCAGAGAaagccaaaaagagccagacTGTAGCAATAAGTCAACCAGACTCCCAAGCAGAGACAACAAAAAA GGAAAAGAGTAAGTCATCATATCAAAAGTCCAAAGAGGAATATGAAAAAAGACAGGCAGAACATATAAAACAGAAAGAG GCAGCTGAAGAAAGGCAACGAGCAAAGGAAGAGGCCCAGAGGAAATACAAGGAACAGAAACTAGAGAAGTACAGAATTCTCAGCAAAAAAACAAGAAAAGGACAGCCAAACCTGAACATACAGATGGAATACCTGCTTAAAAAAATACAAGATAATCAGGGTATAAAATAA